A genomic segment from Pristiophorus japonicus isolate sPriJap1 chromosome 16, sPriJap1.hap1, whole genome shotgun sequence encodes:
- the mcrip1 gene encoding mapk-regulated corepressor-interacting protein 1 isoform X1 — protein MTSSPAPRIVYNGKRNNGPRSPTNTAPQEIYTPAHEENVRFIYEAWQCVERELRSQMSGNERGPVQYIEKNPNPNLNSGRYLLEHCTLLEICLSEGPVFVSS, from the exons ATGACAAG TTCACCTGCACCAAGGATTGTTTATAATGGCAAGCGAAACAATGGACCTCGCTCTCCAACTAACACTGCACCACAGGAGATTTATACGCCAGCTCATGAAGAGAATGTCAGATTTATATATGAAG CTTGGCAGTGTGTGGAGCGAGAGCTGAGGAGCCAGATGTCGGGAAACGAACGAGGACCTGTCCAGTACATAGAGAAGAACCCCAATCCAAATCTGAACA gtgGAAGATACCTCCTTGAACACTGCACCTTACTGGAAATCTGCTTAAGTGAAGGACCAGTGTTTGTTTCAAGCTGA